A genomic stretch from Mya arenaria isolate MELC-2E11 chromosome 10, ASM2691426v1 includes:
- the LOC128205780 gene encoding calmodulin-regulated spectrin-associated protein 1-like isoform X7, whose product MDSWQSDGADDSDGEIVEIIPVEEYDVQKAKAQASLSWLLGKAYQDKVPTEFQQPFYDTGEGVWHVKPRLANLLASSELYCQACRHMFGENASQWTGHWSIIQVLSRKGIYAGGSDSGDVTETILMQSAPFKLKAHIALIDALMTAFSQEILTVERVTQTVRRFATFNASSELPGDVSDAALFWVNKVCVTVQRHLEATQSPVIEGGETSQKVRIVSARTPRESISVPILESLVEDIGDGCSMATLLSFYCPQILNIDDVCLKTNVGIADSLYNLRLVKTFCQRHLPHRTWHFTFEDLLYTHATLTVNIIMMLAEFFYWFEIKTLPIVTGAGLNTAAGGKENITRPQSSSVPRVANVPSVSNVTKASFQRVRGDSELRASSTPDLNKMSPSSSAPPPHRAGPLLHKRHETHGRDGNHLTEPQASVQRANSLTSHDLRRPAPPRESIVAWPEKGHGQTGMPSVSLSHAGINLLANVSIDSDLGASFSSTSIDLGDLGATPRTDRSQFDHPTSQQDGDGQGNNVISFSLMNKKGTPFPTQNQTPVPEDLELESVNSCTSRHGEYSQRGDSVEPNVNSLIGGNLEPLLPARLKPAKEKGNNHSKEEERDETPKRKTPSPPKVKKKVNIDPHLAIINNSQSCDIEQTVTPTNESQNLSVDFNLSPYTQSTQAEGGYQLPHASDHPDNKKFEAFFVRGSVTESEDNIPTHRSDITVAESYVVNNCDTPEAARAAGIPIIDETETSPHRRLSREGSVASSKSSGDFSDHESHKIHADHKTRESLNKIINNNDIGRIDENALSDPSRFIIQKPVIMSRVPRETGIQTGPKGQATSFSQIKHMKQLGQIDNSGFVYMQHGQDESKGRPTSLRDAFQRKAQEKKSPLGSGSGDRQELSQSEATGDSSAENGAVSQELIKIKMKLEEKRKAIERKKHTQEIQQQKMRQRLGKAAFLHVVAKPKDDSEATESNHVENGAPPARMTLSDPQLPLAPANMSPQLISPAHQQSPRHRGDIQKTIENVRKNWFNEADPLGAKAMDRSECESPEQSQSSNGVYFNRDDEMQSSQESQGSQSSQGRRPVFDRRSTSVERVSSLAESFRSPQDIESPHRESPSRGFDRRSGSKERSVSSQQQPVSQPFVPASAELQLSRAVPEQMPRGEDVERRSVSVERSPRPEARKEPCPRVQRSGSYDEYNHSIDKLNQSLTDLQGEIMKLSLKQIKQRSEAAKDQRSRSKSPPNMLDVRQKTMPERDSSEGEGQGQDERSRSLQPTNNLGQARSSSEPRQVQQENEQIGHYNSSTLPRPLNNFPQGHGHLSNQPFMMQHPASVAGLTGPVYGSPSQYIPSPGQAGMPPTAQQYGSYIMGPGGMPQYQHSPPQMYSPGVHSMYQGHPGQPYPGAQHIVSPQSQQPIPYSTVYSSPTTHFQPVQPLAATYTTSAHQHVAYTPPSSHPANFLPASYPPQQQQVLQTGIESLPMQPVQTGSSQVNQSRGQPNVTTDSLGSTAEVSQPYVPKSDRQMTNDNTEADQNGFFVSMNEGSPRRMKAKPQLSDRRAKNDSFSSDKSDSSNKTSESVETSNKTDTNKYGSSVIADFAQDMSRGQDVSPAAKAPGGDTSVQEPVADTSHQSDTSAVGFVIGQDESTLDQSAEEEMQRRKEKLEKMRLKRQEEAEKKRLRLEQEAARRREAEQMKQDESERRKSSDKARREAIFQQYISKKEEDDDSVKPRTKQKPRPKSMFVKGGPDFTEAKGPRNTRNSLAPPSKKQSMRKAGEHFQCP is encoded by the exons ATGGACTCCTGGCAAAGCGACGGGGCGGATGATTCCGATGGTGAAATTGTGGAGATTATACCAGTGGAAGAATACGATGTCCAGAAG gcAAAAGCTCAAGCTTCCCTATCGTGGTTATTGGGCAAGGCTTACCAAGATAAAGTCCCCACAGAGTTCCAGCAACCATTCTATGACACAGGGGAG GGAGTGTGGCATGTAAAGCCGAGGTTAGCCAACCTTCTGGCAAGCAGTGAGTTGTACTGTCAGGCGTGTAGACACATGTTTGGGGAAAATGCCTCACAGTGGACAG GTCACTGGAGCATCATCCAGGTTCTGTCGAGGAAGGGAATCTACGCTGGGGGCTCGGACTCCGGGGACGTTACTGAGACCATTCTTATGCAGTCAGCTCCATTTAAACTG AAAGCCCACATTGCCCTTATTGACGCCCTGATGACAGCATTCAGCCAGGAGATACTCACAGTAGAACGTGTCACCCAGACTGTAAGGCGGTTTGCTACATTCAACGCTTCCAGTGAACTACCAG GTGATGTATCGGACGCAGCATTGTTTTGGGTGAACAAGGTGTGTGTAACCGTACAGCGCCACTTGGAGGCCACACAGTCCCCTGTCATAGAGGGTGGGGAAACCAGCCAGAAG GTGCGAATTGTGAGTGCCCGTACTCCGCGGGAGTCAATCTCTGTGCCAATTCTTGAGTCTCTTGTGGAAGATATCGGAGACGGCTGCTCCATGGCCACACTGCTCAGTTTTTACTGCCCTCAGATACTCAACATTGATG ATGTGTGTTTGAAAACCAATGTTGGTATTGCTGATTCGCTGTACAATCTGCGGCTGGTAAAAACGTTCTGTCAGCGCCACCTGCCCCATCGGACCTGGCACTTTACATTCGAGGACTTACTGTACACACACGCTACATTGACTGTCAACATTATCATGATGCTGGCTGAGTTCTTCTACTGGTTTGAGATTAAGACCCTGCCCATTGTGACCGGAGCTGGGTTAAATACAGCAGCTGGTGGTAAAG AAAATATCACTCGTCCCCAGTCGTCATCTGTCCCCCGCGTGGCCAATGTTCCCAGCGTGAGTAACGTGACAAAGGCCAGTTTCCAGCGTGTACGAGGGGACAGTGAGCTCCGGGCTAGTAGCACCCCTGACCTAAACAAGATGTCCCCGTCTTCGTCAGCCCCTCCCCCTCACAGGGCGGGGCCCCTGCTGCATAAACGACACGAGACACATGGCAGAGATGGCAACCACCTCACTG AGCCACAAGCCAGTGTCCAAAGAGCCAATTCCCTGACATCACATGACCTGAGACGTCCAGCCCCACCCCGGGAGTCTATAGTTGCCTGGCCGGAGAAAGG GCATGGTCAGACAGGCATGCCCAGTGTTTCCCTCAGCCATGCTGGCATTAACCTGCTGGCCAACGTCAGTATAGACTCCGACCTTGGTGCCAGCTTCTCCAGTACAAGTATTGACCTTGGCGATCTTGGAGCGACCCCGCGGACTGACCGGTCACAATTTGATCACCCTACTTCACAGCAAGATGGTGATGGTCAGGGCAATAACGTTATCAGTTTTAGCCTTATGAACAAAAAAGGCACACCATTTCCTACTCAAAATCAGACTCCAGTACCAGAGGATTTAGAGCTAGAGAGTGTGAACTCTTGTACCTCCAGACATGGAGAGTATTCACAGAGAGGTGACTCTGTAGAACCCAATGTGAACTCTTTAATTGGAGGAAATTTAGAACCTCTACTTCCTGCAAGGTTAAAACCAGCAAAGGAGAAAGGGAATAATCACTCGAAAGAGGAAGAAAGAGATGAAACGCCTAAAAGAAAAACACCTTCGCCTCCTAAAGTGAAGAAAAAAGTGAACATTGATCCTCATTTAGCCATTATAAACAATTCTCAATCATGTGATATTGAACAAACTGTGACTCCCACAAATGAATCTCAGAACTTGTCTGTGGATTTTAATCTTTCTCCTTATACACAAAGTACGCAAGCAGAAGGTGGTTATCAACTGCCACATGCCAGTGATCATCCAGACAACAAGAAGTTTGAGGCATTCTTTGTGAGAGGAAGTGTAACAGAGTCTGAAGATAATATACCCACTCACCGTAGTGATATTACAGTGGCCGAGAGTTACGTTGTTAACAACTGTGACACTCCTGAGGCAGCGCGGGCTGCTGGTATACCCATTATAGATGAGACCGAGACTTCCCCTCATCGACGACTGTCGCGGGAGGGCAGTGTGGCCAGTAGTAAAAGTTCTGGGGATTTTTCGGACCATGAGTCTCACAAAATACATGCTGACCATAAGACTAGGGAGAGCctgaacaaaataattaataacaatgaCATTGGTAGAATCGATGAGAACGCTTTGTCAGATCCAAGCAGGTTTATAATTCAGAAGCCAGTAATAATGTCAAGGGTACCGAGGGAGACTGGTATCCAAACTGGGCCTAAAGGCCAGGCCACATCATTTTCTCAgattaaacatatgaaacagTTGGGACAGATTGATAACTCTGGATTTGTTTACATGCAACATGGGCAAGACGAAAGCAAGGGACGGCCAACATCATTGCGAGATGCTTTTCAGAGGAAAGCACAGGAAAAGAAGTCTCCTCTTGGCAGTGGGTCTGGAGACAGGCAAGAGTTAAGTCAGTCTGAAGCAACGGGAGACAGTTCTGCAGAAAATGGGGCCGTAAGTCAGGAGCTAATTAAGATAAAGATGAAGCTCGAAGAGAAAAGGAAGGCCATTGAAAGGAAGAAACACACCCAGGAGATTCAACAGCAGAAAATGCGACAGAGGCTAGGGAAGGCTGCTTTCCTTCATGTTGTTGCGAAACCGAAAGATGACTCTGAGGCAACAGAGAGCAATCATGTAGAAAATGGTGCTCCACCAGCTAGAATGACACTTTCTGACCCTCAGCTGCCACTAGCACCAGCTAATATGTCTCCCCAGCTGATCTCCCCTGCACACCAGCAATCTCCCAGACACAGAGGGGACATCCAGAAGACAATAGAAAATGTACGCAAAAACTGGTTCAATGAGGCTGACCCTCTAGGGGCTAAAGCTATGGACCGCAGTGAATGTGAAAGTCCTGAGCAAAGCCAATCAAGTAATGGTGTATACTTTAATAGAGATGATGAAATGCAGAGCTCCCAAGAAAGCCAGGGTAGCCAAAGTAGCCAGGGGAGACGACCTGTGTTTGATCGGAGAAGCACCTCTGTTGAAAGAGTTAGTTCCCTTGCAGAGAGTTTTAGATCTCCTCAAGATATTGAATCTCCTCATAGGGAAAGCCCTAGCAGAGGTTTTGATAGACGGAGTGGTTCTAAAGAGCGATCAGTTTCTAGTCAACAACAACCAGTATCTCAACCATTTGTGCCAGCGTCAGCTGAACTTCAGCTATCTAGAGCTGTCCCTGAGCAAATGCCAAGAGGCGAAGATGTCGAGCGAAGGAGTGTGTCAGTAGAGAGAAGCCCAAGGCCTGAGGCCCGCAAAGAACCTTGTCCACGAGTACAGAGGAGTGGCTCTTATGATGAGTACAATCATTCAATAGATAAGCTGAATCAGAGCTTAACTGACCTGCAAGGAGAAATTATGAAACTTTCTCTGAAGCAAATCAAGCAGAGGTCTGAGGCGGCCAAGGAccagaggtcaaggtcaaagtctcCGCCAAATATGCTGGATGTCAGACAGAAGACCATGCCTGAAAGGGATAGCTCAGAAGGTGAAGGTCAGGGTCAAGATGAGAGGTCACGTAGTTTACAGCCCACAAATAACCTGGGTCAAGCCCGCAGTTCATCAGAGCCTAGGCAGGTCCAGCAAGAGAATGAACAGATTGGTCACTACAACTCCAGCACCTTGCCTCGACCTTTGAACAACTTtcctcaaggtcatggtcacttgTCCAACCAGCCATTTATGATGCAGCACCCGGCCTCAGTGGCAGGACTGACAGGTCCTGTCTATGGTAGCCCCAGTCAGTACATTCCCTCACCCGGGCAGGCGGGCATGCCGCCCACAGCCCAGCAGTATGGCAGCTATATCATGGGCCCTGGGGGCATGCCCCAGTATCAACACAGCCCACCCCAGATGTATTCTCCAGGGGTCCATTCCATGTACCAAGGCCATCCAGGTCAGCCCTACCCCGGGGCACAGCACATAGTTTCCCCCCAGTCACAGCAACCAATACCTTACTCCACTGTCTACTCCTCCCCTACAACACATTTTCAGCCTGTGCAGCCCCTAGCCGCCACCTACACCACCTCCGCCCATCAACATGTGGCTTACACCCCTCCCAGCTCCCACCCAGCCAACTTCCTGCCTGCTTCATACCCTCCCCAGCAACAGCAGGTGCTACAGACTGGTATAGAGTCTTTGCCAATGCAACCAGTCCAGACTGGATCTAGTCAAGTTAACCAGTCCAGAGGACAGCCAAATGTTACGACTGATTCACTAGGGTCTACTGCTGAAGTAAGTCAACCTTATGTTCCAAAAAGTGACAGGCAAATGACTAATGATAATACTGAAGCAGATCAGAATGGATTCTTTGTGTCAATGAATGAAGGTTCACCAAGAAGAATGAAGGCAAAACCACAGCTAAGTGATAGAAGAGCAAAAAATGACTCCTTTTCAAGTGATAAATCAGATTCTTCCAATAAGACATCAGAAAGTGTGGAGACTAGTAATAAAACAGATACAAACAAGTATGGCTCCTCTGTGATAGCTGACTTTGCCCAGGACATGAGCAGGGGTCAAGATGTTTCCCCTGCTGCAAAGGCCCCAGGGGGTGATACTAGTGTACAGGAGCCTGTTGCGGATACCAGTCATCAATCTGACACATCAGCGGTGGGGTTTGTGATTGGCCAGGATGAGAGTACGCTGGATCAG AGTGCTGAGGAGGAGATGCAGCGACGTAaagaaaaattagaaaaaatgaGGCTAAAACGTCAAGAGGAGGCTGAGAAGAAGAGGCTACGATTAGAGCAGGAGGCCGCACGACGTAGGGAGGCAGAACA GATGAAGCAGGACGAGAGTGAGCGCCGTAAGTCGTCGGATAAGGCCCGACGAGAGGCGATATTCCAACAGTACATTAGTAAGAAAGAAGAGGACGATGATTCCGTAAAGCCCCGCACCAAACAGAAACCAAGGCCCAAGTCCATGTTTGTCAAGGGCGGGCCAGACTTTACTGAAG CCAAAGGTCCTCGAAATACTAGAAACTCCCTTGCCCCCCCTTCTAAAAAACAGTCCATGCGAAAAGCAG GTGAACACTTTCAG TGTCCATGA
- the LOC128205780 gene encoding calmodulin-regulated spectrin-associated protein 1-like isoform X8 — protein MDSWQSDGADDSDGEIVEIIPVEEYDVQKAKAQASLSWLLGKAYQDKVPTEFQQPFYDTGEGVWHVKPRLANLLASSELYCQACRHMFGENASQWTGHWSIIQVLSRKGIYAGGSDSGDVTETILMQSAPFKLKAHIALIDALMTAFSQEILTVERVTQTVRRFATFNASSELPGDVSDAALFWVNKVCVTVQRHLEATQSPVIEGGETSQKVRIVSARTPRESISVPILESLVEDIGDGCSMATLLSFYCPQILNIDDVCLKTNVGIADSLYNLRLVKTFCQRHLPHRTWHFTFEDLLYTHATLTVNIIMMLAEFFYWFEIKTLPIVTGAGLNTAAGGKENITRPQSSSVPRVANVPSVSNVTKASFQRVRGDSELRASSTPDLNKMSPSSSAPPPHRAGPLLHKRHETHGRDGNHLTEPQASVQRANSLTSHDLRRPAPPRESIVAWPEKGHGQTGMPSVSLSHAGINLLANVSIDSDLGASFSSTSIDLGDLGATPRTDRSQFDHPTSQQDGDGQGNNVISFSLMNKKGTPFPTQNQTPVPEDLELESVNSCTSRHGEYSQRGDSVEPNVNSLIGGNLEPLLPARLKPAKEKGNNHSKEEERDETPKRKTPSPPKVKKKVNIDPHLAIINNSQSCDIEQTVTPTNESQNLSVDFNLSPYTQSTQAEGGYQLPHASDHPDNKKFEAFFVRGSVTESEDNIPTHRSDITVAESYVVNNCDTPEAARAAGIPIIDETETSPHRRLSREGSVASSKSSGDFSDHESHKIHADHKTRESLNKIINNNDIGRIDENALSDPSRFIIQKPVIMSRVPRETGIQTGPKGQATSFSQIKHMKQLGQIDNSGFVYMQHGQDESKGRPTSLRDAFQRKAQEKKSPLGSGSGDRQELSQSEATGDSSAENGAVSQELIKIKMKLEEKRKAIERKKHTQEIQQQKMRQRLGKAAFLHVVAKPKDDSEATESNHVENGAPPARMTLSDPQLPLAPANMSPQLISPAHQQSPRHRGDIQKTIENVRKNWFNEADPLGAKAMDRSECESPEQSQSSNGVYFNRDDEMQSSQESQGSQSSQGRRPVFDRRSTSVERVSSLAESFRSPQDIESPHRESPSRGFDRRSGSKERSVSSQQQPVSQPFVPASAELQLSRAVPEQMPRGEDVERRSVSVERSPRPEARKEPCPRVQRSGSYDEYNHSIDKLNQSLTDLQGEIMKLSLKQIKQRSEAAKDQRSRSKSPPNMLDVRQKTMPERDSSEGEGQGQDERSRSLQPTNNLGQARSSSEPRQVQQENEQIGHYNSSTLPRPLNNFPQGHGHLSNQPFMMQHPASVAGLTGPVYGSPSQYIPSPGQAGMPPTAQQYGSYIMGPGGMPQYQHSPPQMYSPGVHSMYQGHPGQPYPGAQHIVSPQSQQPIPYSTVYSSPTTHFQPVQPLAATYTTSAHQHVAYTPPSSHPANFLPASYPPQQQQVLQTGIESLPMQPVQTGSSQVNQSRGQPNVTTDSLGSTAEVSQPYVPKSDRQMTNDNTEADQNGFFVSMNEGSPRRMKAKPQLSDRRAKNDSFSSDKSDSSNKTSESVETSNKTDTNKYGSSVIADFAQDMSRGQDVSPAAKAPGGDTSVQEPVADTSHQSDTSAVGFVIGQDESTLDQSAEEEMQRRKEKLEKMRLKRQEEAEKKRLRLEQEAARRREAEQMKQDESERRKSSDKARREAIFQQYISKKEEDDDSVKPRTKQKPRPKSMFVKGGPDFTEAKGPRNTRNSLAPPSKKQSMRKAGKRTCC, from the exons ATGGACTCCTGGCAAAGCGACGGGGCGGATGATTCCGATGGTGAAATTGTGGAGATTATACCAGTGGAAGAATACGATGTCCAGAAG gcAAAAGCTCAAGCTTCCCTATCGTGGTTATTGGGCAAGGCTTACCAAGATAAAGTCCCCACAGAGTTCCAGCAACCATTCTATGACACAGGGGAG GGAGTGTGGCATGTAAAGCCGAGGTTAGCCAACCTTCTGGCAAGCAGTGAGTTGTACTGTCAGGCGTGTAGACACATGTTTGGGGAAAATGCCTCACAGTGGACAG GTCACTGGAGCATCATCCAGGTTCTGTCGAGGAAGGGAATCTACGCTGGGGGCTCGGACTCCGGGGACGTTACTGAGACCATTCTTATGCAGTCAGCTCCATTTAAACTG AAAGCCCACATTGCCCTTATTGACGCCCTGATGACAGCATTCAGCCAGGAGATACTCACAGTAGAACGTGTCACCCAGACTGTAAGGCGGTTTGCTACATTCAACGCTTCCAGTGAACTACCAG GTGATGTATCGGACGCAGCATTGTTTTGGGTGAACAAGGTGTGTGTAACCGTACAGCGCCACTTGGAGGCCACACAGTCCCCTGTCATAGAGGGTGGGGAAACCAGCCAGAAG GTGCGAATTGTGAGTGCCCGTACTCCGCGGGAGTCAATCTCTGTGCCAATTCTTGAGTCTCTTGTGGAAGATATCGGAGACGGCTGCTCCATGGCCACACTGCTCAGTTTTTACTGCCCTCAGATACTCAACATTGATG ATGTGTGTTTGAAAACCAATGTTGGTATTGCTGATTCGCTGTACAATCTGCGGCTGGTAAAAACGTTCTGTCAGCGCCACCTGCCCCATCGGACCTGGCACTTTACATTCGAGGACTTACTGTACACACACGCTACATTGACTGTCAACATTATCATGATGCTGGCTGAGTTCTTCTACTGGTTTGAGATTAAGACCCTGCCCATTGTGACCGGAGCTGGGTTAAATACAGCAGCTGGTGGTAAAG AAAATATCACTCGTCCCCAGTCGTCATCTGTCCCCCGCGTGGCCAATGTTCCCAGCGTGAGTAACGTGACAAAGGCCAGTTTCCAGCGTGTACGAGGGGACAGTGAGCTCCGGGCTAGTAGCACCCCTGACCTAAACAAGATGTCCCCGTCTTCGTCAGCCCCTCCCCCTCACAGGGCGGGGCCCCTGCTGCATAAACGACACGAGACACATGGCAGAGATGGCAACCACCTCACTG AGCCACAAGCCAGTGTCCAAAGAGCCAATTCCCTGACATCACATGACCTGAGACGTCCAGCCCCACCCCGGGAGTCTATAGTTGCCTGGCCGGAGAAAGG GCATGGTCAGACAGGCATGCCCAGTGTTTCCCTCAGCCATGCTGGCATTAACCTGCTGGCCAACGTCAGTATAGACTCCGACCTTGGTGCCAGCTTCTCCAGTACAAGTATTGACCTTGGCGATCTTGGAGCGACCCCGCGGACTGACCGGTCACAATTTGATCACCCTACTTCACAGCAAGATGGTGATGGTCAGGGCAATAACGTTATCAGTTTTAGCCTTATGAACAAAAAAGGCACACCATTTCCTACTCAAAATCAGACTCCAGTACCAGAGGATTTAGAGCTAGAGAGTGTGAACTCTTGTACCTCCAGACATGGAGAGTATTCACAGAGAGGTGACTCTGTAGAACCCAATGTGAACTCTTTAATTGGAGGAAATTTAGAACCTCTACTTCCTGCAAGGTTAAAACCAGCAAAGGAGAAAGGGAATAATCACTCGAAAGAGGAAGAAAGAGATGAAACGCCTAAAAGAAAAACACCTTCGCCTCCTAAAGTGAAGAAAAAAGTGAACATTGATCCTCATTTAGCCATTATAAACAATTCTCAATCATGTGATATTGAACAAACTGTGACTCCCACAAATGAATCTCAGAACTTGTCTGTGGATTTTAATCTTTCTCCTTATACACAAAGTACGCAAGCAGAAGGTGGTTATCAACTGCCACATGCCAGTGATCATCCAGACAACAAGAAGTTTGAGGCATTCTTTGTGAGAGGAAGTGTAACAGAGTCTGAAGATAATATACCCACTCACCGTAGTGATATTACAGTGGCCGAGAGTTACGTTGTTAACAACTGTGACACTCCTGAGGCAGCGCGGGCTGCTGGTATACCCATTATAGATGAGACCGAGACTTCCCCTCATCGACGACTGTCGCGGGAGGGCAGTGTGGCCAGTAGTAAAAGTTCTGGGGATTTTTCGGACCATGAGTCTCACAAAATACATGCTGACCATAAGACTAGGGAGAGCctgaacaaaataattaataacaatgaCATTGGTAGAATCGATGAGAACGCTTTGTCAGATCCAAGCAGGTTTATAATTCAGAAGCCAGTAATAATGTCAAGGGTACCGAGGGAGACTGGTATCCAAACTGGGCCTAAAGGCCAGGCCACATCATTTTCTCAgattaaacatatgaaacagTTGGGACAGATTGATAACTCTGGATTTGTTTACATGCAACATGGGCAAGACGAAAGCAAGGGACGGCCAACATCATTGCGAGATGCTTTTCAGAGGAAAGCACAGGAAAAGAAGTCTCCTCTTGGCAGTGGGTCTGGAGACAGGCAAGAGTTAAGTCAGTCTGAAGCAACGGGAGACAGTTCTGCAGAAAATGGGGCCGTAAGTCAGGAGCTAATTAAGATAAAGATGAAGCTCGAAGAGAAAAGGAAGGCCATTGAAAGGAAGAAACACACCCAGGAGATTCAACAGCAGAAAATGCGACAGAGGCTAGGGAAGGCTGCTTTCCTTCATGTTGTTGCGAAACCGAAAGATGACTCTGAGGCAACAGAGAGCAATCATGTAGAAAATGGTGCTCCACCAGCTAGAATGACACTTTCTGACCCTCAGCTGCCACTAGCACCAGCTAATATGTCTCCCCAGCTGATCTCCCCTGCACACCAGCAATCTCCCAGACACAGAGGGGACATCCAGAAGACAATAGAAAATGTACGCAAAAACTGGTTCAATGAGGCTGACCCTCTAGGGGCTAAAGCTATGGACCGCAGTGAATGTGAAAGTCCTGAGCAAAGCCAATCAAGTAATGGTGTATACTTTAATAGAGATGATGAAATGCAGAGCTCCCAAGAAAGCCAGGGTAGCCAAAGTAGCCAGGGGAGACGACCTGTGTTTGATCGGAGAAGCACCTCTGTTGAAAGAGTTAGTTCCCTTGCAGAGAGTTTTAGATCTCCTCAAGATATTGAATCTCCTCATAGGGAAAGCCCTAGCAGAGGTTTTGATAGACGGAGTGGTTCTAAAGAGCGATCAGTTTCTAGTCAACAACAACCAGTATCTCAACCATTTGTGCCAGCGTCAGCTGAACTTCAGCTATCTAGAGCTGTCCCTGAGCAAATGCCAAGAGGCGAAGATGTCGAGCGAAGGAGTGTGTCAGTAGAGAGAAGCCCAAGGCCTGAGGCCCGCAAAGAACCTTGTCCACGAGTACAGAGGAGTGGCTCTTATGATGAGTACAATCATTCAATAGATAAGCTGAATCAGAGCTTAACTGACCTGCAAGGAGAAATTATGAAACTTTCTCTGAAGCAAATCAAGCAGAGGTCTGAGGCGGCCAAGGAccagaggtcaaggtcaaagtctcCGCCAAATATGCTGGATGTCAGACAGAAGACCATGCCTGAAAGGGATAGCTCAGAAGGTGAAGGTCAGGGTCAAGATGAGAGGTCACGTAGTTTACAGCCCACAAATAACCTGGGTCAAGCCCGCAGTTCATCAGAGCCTAGGCAGGTCCAGCAAGAGAATGAACAGATTGGTCACTACAACTCCAGCACCTTGCCTCGACCTTTGAACAACTTtcctcaaggtcatggtcacttgTCCAACCAGCCATTTATGATGCAGCACCCGGCCTCAGTGGCAGGACTGACAGGTCCTGTCTATGGTAGCCCCAGTCAGTACATTCCCTCACCCGGGCAGGCGGGCATGCCGCCCACAGCCCAGCAGTATGGCAGCTATATCATGGGCCCTGGGGGCATGCCCCAGTATCAACACAGCCCACCCCAGATGTATTCTCCAGGGGTCCATTCCATGTACCAAGGCCATCCAGGTCAGCCCTACCCCGGGGCACAGCACATAGTTTCCCCCCAGTCACAGCAACCAATACCTTACTCCACTGTCTACTCCTCCCCTACAACACATTTTCAGCCTGTGCAGCCCCTAGCCGCCACCTACACCACCTCCGCCCATCAACATGTGGCTTACACCCCTCCCAGCTCCCACCCAGCCAACTTCCTGCCTGCTTCATACCCTCCCCAGCAACAGCAGGTGCTACAGACTGGTATAGAGTCTTTGCCAATGCAACCAGTCCAGACTGGATCTAGTCAAGTTAACCAGTCCAGAGGACAGCCAAATGTTACGACTGATTCACTAGGGTCTACTGCTGAAGTAAGTCAACCTTATGTTCCAAAAAGTGACAGGCAAATGACTAATGATAATACTGAAGCAGATCAGAATGGATTCTTTGTGTCAATGAATGAAGGTTCACCAAGAAGAATGAAGGCAAAACCACAGCTAAGTGATAGAAGAGCAAAAAATGACTCCTTTTCAAGTGATAAATCAGATTCTTCCAATAAGACATCAGAAAGTGTGGAGACTAGTAATAAAACAGATACAAACAAGTATGGCTCCTCTGTGATAGCTGACTTTGCCCAGGACATGAGCAGGGGTCAAGATGTTTCCCCTGCTGCAAAGGCCCCAGGGGGTGATACTAGTGTACAGGAGCCTGTTGCGGATACCAGTCATCAATCTGACACATCAGCGGTGGGGTTTGTGATTGGCCAGGATGAGAGTACGCTGGATCAG AGTGCTGAGGAGGAGATGCAGCGACGTAaagaaaaattagaaaaaatgaGGCTAAAACGTCAAGAGGAGGCTGAGAAGAAGAGGCTACGATTAGAGCAGGAGGCCGCACGACGTAGGGAGGCAGAACA GATGAAGCAGGACGAGAGTGAGCGCCGTAAGTCGTCGGATAAGGCCCGACGAGAGGCGATATTCCAACAGTACATTAGTAAGAAAGAAGAGGACGATGATTCCGTAAAGCCCCGCACCAAACAGAAACCAAGGCCCAAGTCCATGTTTGTCAAGGGCGGGCCAGACTTTACTGAAG CCAAAGGTCCTCGAAATACTAGAAACTCCCTTGCCCCCCCTTCTAAAAAACAGTCCATGCGAAAAGCAG GTAAGAGAACATGCTGTTAA